The DNA sequence ttttagaagtttatttaatatttatataaattattattcatgtattaattttttattaatatatttaaattaattttttaaataaagtataaaatttcataacataGAAGAATTAAAACTCTTAATCTTCTTAATTCTTTGGTCAATGTTTATAACATTTGTTTTTGGTTCTGTGATTATTGACTGTATTAATCTTCTTAATTCTTTGGTCAATGTTTATGTCCGTTTTGTTAAGCGATCTGCTAACAATACCGCCCATTGTCTGGCTCGCGGTGCTTGTTATTGGTCAGATTGTATTTTTGTTAGTAGCAATGTTCCTAGTGCTATTAACACTGCTGTAAGTGCCGATTTGGCATTTCATTTTTAATGAAGTTTTCtactttcattcaaaaaaaaaaaaaaaaaaaaaactcttaattaaaaaataaattaagataTTAATAATAACAAAGCTAGATGACAATATAGTAATTTTATTGTTAATAACTTTTAGGTAAATAATAACTGTTATCTGTGGACCATATGATGAAAAcatcttaaaataaaaagaaatatagaTAAATAATAAGTTGTCTGTTGTCctgattaaataatattttccctCTCCCTCAACTgctttttaaatataataatatatattttttttttataaaaaaaaagcttGTTATTAAAAAAAGTTTGACAATCATCACCAGTCACCACCACCATCTTTCTTCCAAAAACTCCTCATTAGTCATATTCACTTCCAAAGCCCTACCCCTGATCTtctaactctctctctctatatatatttcTTGTTATAGTGTTTGTAGTGAAGAAAGTTTCCATTTTCCTTATGGCGGCGGAGTTCTCCAGCTGCGTGGACTCTGGACTTCAGCTCTCCAAGCGAATATACTACGGGAAAGAACTTCGTCCCCCTCCAGCTCCGGCGACGGCGCCGCCGCAAGTGGAGGAACAGAAGATGACGAAGTCGTCTCCGGCGATGGATGAATATATTCCAACGGCGCCGACGGTGTACGCGGTGGTGCCGGAGCCGGCGATCGTGGACAATCCCGACGTGCCAAGCTACCAGCCGTACGTTCACGGGCGTTGCGTGCCGCCGGCTTTGGTACCACTTCACATGCACGGAATAACCATGGAAATCGATACTTTTTTAGATACAGCGTTCGTCACGATCGCCGGCACGTGGCGCGTGCATTGCATAATGTCCTCTAAGCGCTGCGAATGCCGTATTGCTCTGCCCATGGGAGAGAAGGTATAATATTACTACTGAATTAAAACTTTCGCCTTTTGACTTTTTGACTTCCTCTGTTTTTTTCTCCCTTTTCCTGAAAAAATGGGCTTTATAGCAAATTATTAGATTTGGATTGAAGAAACAACCATATTTTTTGTTGGCTTAAAACTTTCAAGATTGTTTATTTTAGCGTAATTCTCAATAAAAAAACCCATGATGTTCTAACAGGGTTCACTTCTAGGTGTTGAGGTTGAAGTTAATGGAAGATCGTATCGTACTCAATTGATCGGAAGAGACGACATAGGAAGAGTAGAAAAAGTGGCTAAAGCTCAAGAAGGAAGCTTTCTCAGATGCCAAATATACACCTTCAAAATTCCAAAGGTTATACTAGTATTACTTCTATTGCCACCTCTAAAATTATTACTGTccaaaaaaaaacatgattctatattttcttttctttcaggTTGAAGGTGGTTCCTTTATTTCAGTTAAAGCCAATTGGTCTCAGAAATTAGTATATGAGGTTGACCAGTACTGCCTCCGGGTACCTTTTAGTTTTCCTTCATATGTCAATCCAGTGGGGAAGAAAGTTTCAAAGAGAGAGAAGATTTTGTTGAATGTTAATCCTTGCACAGCCACACAAATTCTTTGCAAAAATGCCAGCCATCCTTTGAAGGTAAAAAAACTGTCCATTTACTTTTGGCTTTTTGTGTTCAGCTTCTTcatgtataaatttttaaactgatgtgtttttagtatatattttttctaggACATGAAGCGTCAAGGAGGTAAATTATGTTTCTCATACGAAGCAGAAGTAGTTGCATGGTCAAATGCaaacttcaatttttcatacacTGTAAGACAACGAACAATTTAGTTGTTTTATAAGTTGGATTGAGCCAATGCTAATGTGAAGTTAAAATTGGTTTGTGATGTTGTTACAGCTTTCTTCTAATGACTTATTTGGTGGTGTTCTATTGCAATCTCCATCTCTTCTTGATGCTGATGAAAGACAGATGTTTTGCTTGTATCTATATCCTGGAAATAAACAGACTAGGAAGGTTTGTAATCGTCGAAAGTTACTTTAGTCTTTAGCTGTAAAATTGGGGTTTAAGCATTGACTGTCTATGTCCATTTTCTGTACATTTGATAGGTGTTTAGAAAAGAAGTGGTATTTGTTATTGATACAAGTGGAAGTATGCGAGGAGACCCTATTGAGAATGTAAAGAATGCTCTTCTGGAATCACTTTCTAACCTTAATCCCCAAGATAGTTTCAACATTATAGCTTTCAGTGGAGAAGTTCGATTGTTCTCACAAATAATGGAGCTGGCTACTGATGAATCAATATTAAAAGCTACAGAATGGGCTCACACAAATCTTGTTGCCAGTGGTGTTACTAATATATTACTACCAATGGAACAGGTAAGGTGACTTTATGAGCAGAGCAGGTGCAACATTATTGTTCAATTTTACTCTTATTATGGCTTGGCTT is a window from the Cannabis sativa cultivar Pink pepper isolate KNU-18-1 chromosome 1, ASM2916894v1, whole genome shotgun sequence genome containing:
- the LOC115707115 gene encoding uncharacterized protein LOC115707115 isoform X1, with the translated sequence MAAEFSSCVDSGLQLSKRIYYGKELRPPPAPATAPPQVEEQKMTKSSPAMDEYIPTAPTVYAVVPEPAIVDNPDVPSYQPYVHGRCVPPALVPLHMHGITMEIDTFLDTAFVTIAGTWRVHCIMSSKRCECRIALPMGEKGSLLGVEVEVNGRSYRTQLIGRDDIGRVEKVAKAQEGSFLRCQIYTFKIPKVEGGSFISVKANWSQKLVYEVDQYCLRVPFSFPSYVNPVGKKVSKREKILLNVNPCTATQILCKNASHPLKDMKRQGGKLCFSYEAEVVAWSNANFNFSYTLSSNDLFGGVLLQSPSLLDADERQMFCLYLYPGNKQTRKVFRKEVVFVIDTSGSMRGDPIENVKNALLESLSNLNPQDSFNIIAFSGEVRLFSQIMELATDESILKATEWAHTNLVASGVTNILLPMEQAIKLLAKSNSIPFIFLITDGSVENEREICSIVKGYVTNGDSVCPRICTFGIGLYCNHYFLQMLAQIGKGYYDAAFDSASIGSKMQRLFSSVSSVILADITLNSLEHLDSLELYPSNIPDLSYGSPLIVSGRCDGIFPDTIEISGTLADTSSFTINLKVQKAKDLPLNKVLARRQIDMLTSHAWLTQSKEIEEKVVKMSKQTGVPSEYNLMVLVHPDKGKKTTASVPTQEVKNKGKQQKVAEMNIEKMLSLGTFGMGFGDLAATAANKVMEEPKAEVTDVLVKTAGKCCSRVIDKICCMCFIQTCSYVNNRSAILLTQICTALACFECINCCYELCA